The following is a genomic window from Dermatophilaceae bacterium Soc4.6.
CCATGGCCGTGCTGGTCGTCATCGTGCGGGTGAGCCGCCGGCTGGGCAGCAGGGGCTGGGCCTGGGCCTTCGGCCTGCTGCTCGGTGGCGCCCTCGGCAACCTCACCGACCGGCTCGTGCGCGAGCCCGGAGTCGGCCGTGGTCACGTGGTCGACTTCATCGCCTACAGCACGTGGTTCATCGGCAACGTCGCCGACATCGCCATCGTCGCTGCCGCCGCCCTGATCGCCCTGCTCGCGGTCCGGGGCACCGGCGTCGACGGTCGGCGCGAGGGCCAGCCCACCGCTCCGGACGCAGCACCCCGCGCCGATGTCTGACGAGCGCGCGGTCCTCGTCCCCGAGGGTCTGGAGGGCGAGCGAGTCGACGCCGCCATCGCCAGGCTCTTCGGTCTGTCGCGCACGCGTGCCGCCGAGCTCGCCGCGGCGGGCGAGGTGAGCGTGGGACAGACCGTCGTCGGCAAGTCGCACCGGGTCAGCGCCGGAGACCTGCTCGAGGTCTCGATCCCGTCTGCGCCGGTGAGCGTGGTCCAGGTCGTCGCCGAGCCGGTCCCCGGCCTGCGCATCGTGCACGACGACGCGGACATCGTCGTGGTGGACAAGCCGGTCGGGGTCGCGGCCCACCCGTCCGTCGGCTGGACAGGCCCGACCGTCCTCGGCGGTCTCGCGGCCGCCGGCTACCGGATCTCGACCTCGGGGGCCAGCGAGCGTCAGGGCGTCGTCAGCCGCCTCGACGTCGGCACCTCGGGCCTGATGGTGGTGTGCAAGAGCGAGCGGGCGTACACGCTGCTCAAGCGGGCCTTCAAGGCGCGCACGGTCGACAAGACGTACCACGCGCTGGTGCAGGGACTGCCCGACCCACTGGTGGGCACGGTCGACGCGCCGATCGGGCGTCATCCGGGCCACGACTACAAGTTCGCCGTGATGGAGTCGGGCAAGGCCGCCGTCACCCACTACGAGGTGCTCGAGGCCTTCCGTCGGGCCTCGCTGCTCGAGATCCACCTCGAGACCGGGCGCACGCACCAGATCAGGGTGCACTTCGCCGCGCTGCACCATCCCTGCTGCGGCGACCTGACCTACGGCGCCGACCCCACGCTGGCGGCCCGACTCGGACTCGACCGGCAGTGGCTGCACGCGATGGGGCTCGGCTTCGAGCACCCCGGTTCCGGTGAGTGGGTCACCTACGAGAGCAGCTATCCCGACGACCTGCAGCACGCGCTCGACGTCGTCTCGGCCGTCTGACGGCGCCGAGCCGGGCGACACGCCGGAGCACCGGAGACGGCGCCCCCGCCCGTCGTGGGCTGTCACCGCCCCGGCCTAGAATCACCCCGATGCCGAACGCCGCCGCCCGAGACACCAGAGCCGCCCGATGACCACCACCGCCTCCTCCACCGAGCCCAGCTTCGTCCACCTGCACAACCACACCGAGTACTCCATGCTCGACGGGGCGGCCCGCATCGACGAGCTCATGGCTGCCGCCGTCGAGATGGGCATGCCGGCGGTGGCGATGACCGACCACGGCTACCTCTTCGGGGCCTACGAGTTCTGGTCGAAGGCCCGCAAGCACGGCATCAAGCCGATCATCGGGCTCGAGGCCTACGTCACGCCCGGCACGCACCGCAGCGACAAGACCCGGCAGAAGTGGGGCGACGAGAAGACCCGCCCGGGTGACGACCTCTCCGGTGGGGGGGCCTACACCCACATGACCATCCTCGCGCGCAACAACGAGGGCATGAAGAACCTCTTCCGCATGGGGTCGATCGCGTCCCTCGACGCCGTCTACGCCAAGTGGCCCCGGCTCGACCGCGAGCTGCTGAGCACCTACGGTCAGGGCCTGATCGCCACGACCGGGTGCCCGTCGGGCGAGGTCCAGGTGCGCCTGCGCCTCGGGCAGTACGACAAGGCGCGGGAGGCCGCCGCCGAGTTCCGCGACATCTTCGGCGCCGAGCACTACTTCTGCGAGCTGATGGACCACGGCAACGACATCGAGCGCCGGGTCCGCGACGACCTGCTGCGCCTGGCCAAGGACCTCAGGCTGCCGCTGCTGGCCACCAACGACCTGCACTACACCCGGCAGGAGGACTCCAAGGCGCACGGCGCCCTGCTCTGCGTGCAGTCCGGGTCGACGCTGATGGACCCCAACCGGTTCGCCTTCGACGGCGACGGCTACTACCTCAAGTCGGCGCAGGAGATGCGCCACCTGTGGCGCGAGCTCCCCG
Proteins encoded in this region:
- the lspA gene encoding signal peptidase II, which produces MSQTPPTARRVSHRHLVVLLTVVAVVAYGLDQLTKVWAVAHLTPGHSTQVVGTFLQLQLIRNPGAAFSLGTGSTWVLTLIAMAVLVVIVRVSRRLGSRGWAWAFGLLLGGALGNLTDRLVREPGVGRGHVVDFIAYSTWFIGNVADIAIVAAAALIALLAVRGTGVDGRREGQPTAPDAAPRADV
- a CDS encoding RluA family pseudouridine synthase codes for the protein MSDERAVLVPEGLEGERVDAAIARLFGLSRTRAAELAAAGEVSVGQTVVGKSHRVSAGDLLEVSIPSAPVSVVQVVAEPVPGLRIVHDDADIVVVDKPVGVAAHPSVGWTGPTVLGGLAAAGYRISTSGASERQGVVSRLDVGTSGLMVVCKSERAYTLLKRAFKARTVDKTYHALVQGLPDPLVGTVDAPIGRHPGHDYKFAVMESGKAAVTHYEVLEAFRRASLLEIHLETGRTHQIRVHFAALHHPCCGDLTYGADPTLAARLGLDRQWLHAMGLGFEHPGSGEWVTYESSYPDDLQHALDVVSAV